A portion of the Oncorhynchus nerka isolate Pitt River linkage group LG27, Oner_Uvic_2.0, whole genome shotgun sequence genome contains these proteins:
- the LOC115111320 gene encoding rap guanine nucleotide exchange factor 1-like isoform X1, whose amino-acid sequence MSGKIESKPDSQRSHLSSFTMKLMDKFHSPKIKRTPSKKVSKPPLEHGVKTAEKPANKSLSRLEEQEKDVVSALRYFKTIIDKMAVDKKVLEMLPGSASKVLEAILPLVQVDARIQHSSGVSSCLNRVYQSLGNLIRWSDQVMLEGVNLEDKETIVTVTTVIKAVLDGVKELVKLTIEKQEHPSPTSPVKPVPVATPPESAAEPPANEKESLDKSSATSQSMEALTEPTGEEEEEEVVAPPKPPLPGLKMAEHNPPALPPKKRQSAPSPTRVAVVAPMSRATSGSSLPMGIGLHKQEYEVDALQRRFSGGSHYYGGESPRISPCNSMGKLSKSDGQLSWTMDSGQCSRNTSSEALDTTDHYDPDYDFLHQDLSSLEQMTPVPVGACLSPLPESHSESSCPGPGPPLAQLHFSSLQGCSVTSALPPPALPEKKRRGGACSGFSDGSYSGSSWCVSFERHPSQYDNLMEEDLPPVPPFPLFTPDILPLCHTAGGFVSEFSGSETTDVPQSPPPLPEKKSRHILKYMQFVEDYSEPQPSVFYQMPQSKSIYEQRNKHFQEVYGFNDSFSSSDSVHEPLPPPALPPKQRQLSESANEEGGEGEYVNLYTSSQANGDGLSRRDSSAIDDSLEDTASENPLCNNKDMSDDRRRQKSSEDGRSSEETDELSLIDHMEIMSRLTLKQENDDGPDVRAGSGDILLVHATETDRKDLVLYCEAFLTTYRTFITPEDLIKKLHYRYTRFCHCPDTFKKKVSKNTFFVLVRVVDELCLVEMTEDILMQLMDLVFRLVCNGELSLARVLRTNILDKVEQRKLLRYTYSLKPLAARGVAARPGTLHDFRSHEIADQLTLLDAELFYKIEIPEVLLWAKEQNEEKSANLTQFTEHFNNMSYWVRSIIILQEKAQDREKLLLKFIKIMKHLRKLNNFNSYLAILSALDSAPIRRLEWQKTTSEGLEEYCTLIDSSSSFRVYRAALADVEPPCIPYLGLILQDLTFVHLGNPDQINGKVNFSKRWQQFNILDSMRRFQQVHYDLKHNDDIVSFFNDFSDHLAEEALWELSLKIKPRNITRRKTEREEKT is encoded by the exons acTCCCAACGCTCCCATTTGTCTTCCTTCACCATGAAGCTTATGGACAAGTTCCACTCTCCCAAAATCAAAAGGACTCCCTCAAAGAAAGTCAGTAAGCCGCCTTTAGAACATGGCGTCAAGACTGCGGAGAAACCTGCTAACAAG AGTCTGAGTCGGTTAGAGGAGCAAGAGAAAGACGTGGTCAGTGCCTTGCGTTACTTCAAGACCATCATTGACAAGATGGCGGTGGACAAGAAGGTGCTGGAGATGTTACCAGGCTCTGCCAGTAAGGTCCTGGAGGCCATCCTGCCTTTAGTCCAAGTGGATGCAAGGATCCAGCACAG CTCGGGGGTGTCCTCCTGTCTGAACCGTGTGTACCAGAGTCTGGGCAATCTCATCCGTTGGTCTGACCAAGTCATGCTGGAGGGGGTCAACCTGGAAGATAAAGAAACCATCGTTACCGTCACCACTGTGATCAAGGCAGTGCTTGATGGTGTTAAG GAGCTAGTGAAACTGACCATAGAGAAACAGGAGCATCCTTCCCCCACGTCTCCTGTCAAACCAGTGCCAGTGGCCACCCCACCCGAGAG TGCTGCTGAGCCTCCTGCCAATGAGAAGGAGAGTCTGGACAAGAGCTCAGCCACGTCCCAATCTATGGAAGCCCTGACTGAAcccactggagaggaggaggaggaagaggtggtggCCCCACCAAAACCCCCTCTCCCTGGCCTCAAGATGGCTGAACACAA TCCTCCTGCTCTGCCTCCAAAGAAGCGCCAGTCTGCCCCCTCACCCACCCGGGTGGCAGTAGTGGCCCCCATGAGCCGTGCCACCAGTGGCTCCAGTCTTCCCATGGGCATCGGCCTCCACAAACAG GAGTACGAGGTGGATGCCCTGCAGCGGCGCTTCTCTGGGGGCAGTCATTACTATGGAGGGGAGTCGCCGCGCATATCCCCCTGCAATAGCATGGGCAAGCTGAGCAAGTCCGACGGGCAGCTGTCCTGGACAATGGACAGTGGGCAGTGCTCACGCAACACCAGCAGTGAGGCTCTGG acaccacagaccaCTACGACCCGGACTACGACTTCCTGCACCAGGACCTGTCCAGCTTGGAGCAGATGACTCCTGTGCCAGTGGGAGCGTGCCTCAGCCCCCTGCCTGAGTCCCACAGCGAGTCTTCCTGCCCTGGCCCCGGTCCGCCGCTGGCACAACTCCACTTCAGCTCCCTCCAGGGCTGTTCCGTGACTTCCGCCCTGCCGCCCCCTGCCCTGCCAGAAAAGAAGCGCCGAGGTGGCGCCTGCTCAGGTTTTTCCGACGGCTCCTACTCGGGCTCATCCTGGTGCGTTTCCTTTGAGCGCCACCCATCCCAGTACGACAACCTCATGGAGGAGGACCTACCGCCTGTGCCCCCCTTTCCCCTGTTCACGCCCGACATCTTGCCCCTGTGCCACACCGCCGGGGGGTTTGTGTCTGAGTTCAGCGGAAGCGAGACGACAGACGTACCTCAGAGTCCACCGCCACTCCCTGAGAAGAAGAGCCGTCACA TTCTGAAATACATGCAGTTTGTGGAAGACTACTCGGAGCCCCAGCCCTCAGTTTTCTACCAGATGCCACAGAGCAAGAGCATCTATGAGCAACGCAACAAGCACTTCCAGGAAGTCTACGGCTTCAATGACTCGTTTAGCAGCAGCGACTCTGTCCACGAGCCCCTCCCACCCCCGGCACTGCCACCCAAACAGAGGCAGCTG AGCGAAAGCGCTAACGAGGAAGGCGGGGAGGGAGAGTACGTTAATCTGTACACATCCAGCCAAGCCAACGGAGATGGGCTCTCCCGCCGA GACTCGTCTGCCATAGATGACTCACTGGAGGACACTGCCTCAGAGAACCCACTGTGCAATAACAAGGACATGTCCGATGACCG CCGAAGACAAAAGTCGTCTGAAGATGGGCGGAGTAGCGAGGAGACGGATGAGCTTTCCCTCATCGATCACATGGAGATCATGTCCCGGTTAACACTAAAGCAGGAG AACGATGACGGTCCAGATGTCCGAGCCGGATCGGGGGATATTTTATTAGTCCACGCCACAGAAACGGACCGCAAAG ATCTTGTCTTGTACTGTGAGGCTTTCCTGACGACGTACAGAACGTTCATAACCCCAGAGGACCTTATCAAAAAGCTGCACTACAG ATACACCAGGTTTTGTCACTGCCCAGATACCTTCAAGAAGAAAGTCAGCAAAAACACCTTCTTTGTTCTTGTCCGTGTGGTGGACGAGCTGTG tctggtGGAGATGACGGAGGACATCCTGATGCAGCTGATGGACTTGGTGTTCAGGCTGGTGTGTAACGGTGAGCTGAGCCTGGCCCGCGTCCTCCGCACAAACATCCTGGACAAGGTGGAGCAGAGGAAGCTGCTGCGCTACACCTACTCGCTCAAACCACTGGCCGCAAGAGGTGTCGCCGCCAG ACCTGGGACCCTGCACGACTTCCGAAGTCATGAGATCGCCGACCAGCTAACTCTCCTGGATGCAGAGCTCTTCTACAAAATTGAG atcCCTGAGGTGTTGCTTTGGGCTAAGGAGCAGAACGAGGAGAAGAGTGCCAACCTCACACAGTTCACAGAGCACTTTAACAACATGTCCTACTG GGTACGGTCCATAATCATTCTGCAAGAGAAAGCCCAGGACCGAGAAAAGCTCCTCCTCAAATTTATCAAAATAATGAAG CACTTACGGAAGCTAAATAATTTCAACTCATATTTGGCAATATTATCTGCGTTGGATTCAGCTCCCATCCGAAGACTGGAGTGGCAGAAAACAACCTCAGAG GGCCTAGAAGAATACTGCACGTTAATAGACAGTTCCTCGTCGTTCCGGGTCTACCGCGCGGCACTGGCAGACGTGGAGCCCCCATGTATACCATATCT
- the LOC115111320 gene encoding rap guanine nucleotide exchange factor 1-like isoform X2 has product MSGKIESKPDSQRSHLSSFTMKLMDKFHSPKIKRTPSKKVSKPPLEHGVKTAEKPANKSLSRLEEQEKDVVSALRYFKTIIDKMAVDKKVLEMLPGSASKVLEAILPLVQVDARIQHSSGVSSCLNRVYQSLGNLIRWSDQVMLEGVNLEDKETIVTVTTVIKAVLDGVKELVKLTIEKQEHPSPTSPVKPVPVATPPESAAEPPANEKESLDKSSATSQSMEALTEPTGEEEEEEVVAPPKPPLPGLKMAEHNPPALPPKKRQSAPSPTRVAVVAPMSRATSGSSLPMGIGLHKQEYEVDALQRRFSGGSHYYGGESPRISPCNSMGKLSKSDGQLSWTMDSGQCSRNTSSEALDTTDHYDPDYDFLHQDLSSLEQMTPVPVGACLSPLPESHSESSCPGPGPPLAQLHFSSLQGCSVTSALPPPALPEKKRRGGACSGFSDGSYSGSSWCVSFERHPSQYDNLMEEDLPPVPPFPLFTPDILPLCHTAGGFVSEFSGSETTDVPQSPPPLPEKKSRHILKYMQFVEDYSEPQPSVFYQMPQSKSIYEQRNKHFQEVYGFNDSFSSSDSVHEPLPPPALPPKQRQLDSSAIDDSLEDTASENPLCNNKDMSDDRRRQKSSEDGRSSEETDELSLIDHMEIMSRLTLKQENDDGPDVRAGSGDILLVHATETDRKDLVLYCEAFLTTYRTFITPEDLIKKLHYRYTRFCHCPDTFKKKVSKNTFFVLVRVVDELCLVEMTEDILMQLMDLVFRLVCNGELSLARVLRTNILDKVEQRKLLRYTYSLKPLAARGVAARPGTLHDFRSHEIADQLTLLDAELFYKIEIPEVLLWAKEQNEEKSANLTQFTEHFNNMSYWVRSIIILQEKAQDREKLLLKFIKIMKHLRKLNNFNSYLAILSALDSAPIRRLEWQKTTSEGLEEYCTLIDSSSSFRVYRAALADVEPPCIPYLGLILQDLTFVHLGNPDQINGKVNFSKRWQQFNILDSMRRFQQVHYDLKHNDDIVSFFNDFSDHLAEEALWELSLKIKPRNITRRKTEREEKT; this is encoded by the exons acTCCCAACGCTCCCATTTGTCTTCCTTCACCATGAAGCTTATGGACAAGTTCCACTCTCCCAAAATCAAAAGGACTCCCTCAAAGAAAGTCAGTAAGCCGCCTTTAGAACATGGCGTCAAGACTGCGGAGAAACCTGCTAACAAG AGTCTGAGTCGGTTAGAGGAGCAAGAGAAAGACGTGGTCAGTGCCTTGCGTTACTTCAAGACCATCATTGACAAGATGGCGGTGGACAAGAAGGTGCTGGAGATGTTACCAGGCTCTGCCAGTAAGGTCCTGGAGGCCATCCTGCCTTTAGTCCAAGTGGATGCAAGGATCCAGCACAG CTCGGGGGTGTCCTCCTGTCTGAACCGTGTGTACCAGAGTCTGGGCAATCTCATCCGTTGGTCTGACCAAGTCATGCTGGAGGGGGTCAACCTGGAAGATAAAGAAACCATCGTTACCGTCACCACTGTGATCAAGGCAGTGCTTGATGGTGTTAAG GAGCTAGTGAAACTGACCATAGAGAAACAGGAGCATCCTTCCCCCACGTCTCCTGTCAAACCAGTGCCAGTGGCCACCCCACCCGAGAG TGCTGCTGAGCCTCCTGCCAATGAGAAGGAGAGTCTGGACAAGAGCTCAGCCACGTCCCAATCTATGGAAGCCCTGACTGAAcccactggagaggaggaggaggaagaggtggtggCCCCACCAAAACCCCCTCTCCCTGGCCTCAAGATGGCTGAACACAA TCCTCCTGCTCTGCCTCCAAAGAAGCGCCAGTCTGCCCCCTCACCCACCCGGGTGGCAGTAGTGGCCCCCATGAGCCGTGCCACCAGTGGCTCCAGTCTTCCCATGGGCATCGGCCTCCACAAACAG GAGTACGAGGTGGATGCCCTGCAGCGGCGCTTCTCTGGGGGCAGTCATTACTATGGAGGGGAGTCGCCGCGCATATCCCCCTGCAATAGCATGGGCAAGCTGAGCAAGTCCGACGGGCAGCTGTCCTGGACAATGGACAGTGGGCAGTGCTCACGCAACACCAGCAGTGAGGCTCTGG acaccacagaccaCTACGACCCGGACTACGACTTCCTGCACCAGGACCTGTCCAGCTTGGAGCAGATGACTCCTGTGCCAGTGGGAGCGTGCCTCAGCCCCCTGCCTGAGTCCCACAGCGAGTCTTCCTGCCCTGGCCCCGGTCCGCCGCTGGCACAACTCCACTTCAGCTCCCTCCAGGGCTGTTCCGTGACTTCCGCCCTGCCGCCCCCTGCCCTGCCAGAAAAGAAGCGCCGAGGTGGCGCCTGCTCAGGTTTTTCCGACGGCTCCTACTCGGGCTCATCCTGGTGCGTTTCCTTTGAGCGCCACCCATCCCAGTACGACAACCTCATGGAGGAGGACCTACCGCCTGTGCCCCCCTTTCCCCTGTTCACGCCCGACATCTTGCCCCTGTGCCACACCGCCGGGGGGTTTGTGTCTGAGTTCAGCGGAAGCGAGACGACAGACGTACCTCAGAGTCCACCGCCACTCCCTGAGAAGAAGAGCCGTCACA TTCTGAAATACATGCAGTTTGTGGAAGACTACTCGGAGCCCCAGCCCTCAGTTTTCTACCAGATGCCACAGAGCAAGAGCATCTATGAGCAACGCAACAAGCACTTCCAGGAAGTCTACGGCTTCAATGACTCGTTTAGCAGCAGCGACTCTGTCCACGAGCCCCTCCCACCCCCGGCACTGCCACCCAAACAGAGGCAGCTG GACTCGTCTGCCATAGATGACTCACTGGAGGACACTGCCTCAGAGAACCCACTGTGCAATAACAAGGACATGTCCGATGACCG CCGAAGACAAAAGTCGTCTGAAGATGGGCGGAGTAGCGAGGAGACGGATGAGCTTTCCCTCATCGATCACATGGAGATCATGTCCCGGTTAACACTAAAGCAGGAG AACGATGACGGTCCAGATGTCCGAGCCGGATCGGGGGATATTTTATTAGTCCACGCCACAGAAACGGACCGCAAAG ATCTTGTCTTGTACTGTGAGGCTTTCCTGACGACGTACAGAACGTTCATAACCCCAGAGGACCTTATCAAAAAGCTGCACTACAG ATACACCAGGTTTTGTCACTGCCCAGATACCTTCAAGAAGAAAGTCAGCAAAAACACCTTCTTTGTTCTTGTCCGTGTGGTGGACGAGCTGTG tctggtGGAGATGACGGAGGACATCCTGATGCAGCTGATGGACTTGGTGTTCAGGCTGGTGTGTAACGGTGAGCTGAGCCTGGCCCGCGTCCTCCGCACAAACATCCTGGACAAGGTGGAGCAGAGGAAGCTGCTGCGCTACACCTACTCGCTCAAACCACTGGCCGCAAGAGGTGTCGCCGCCAG ACCTGGGACCCTGCACGACTTCCGAAGTCATGAGATCGCCGACCAGCTAACTCTCCTGGATGCAGAGCTCTTCTACAAAATTGAG atcCCTGAGGTGTTGCTTTGGGCTAAGGAGCAGAACGAGGAGAAGAGTGCCAACCTCACACAGTTCACAGAGCACTTTAACAACATGTCCTACTG GGTACGGTCCATAATCATTCTGCAAGAGAAAGCCCAGGACCGAGAAAAGCTCCTCCTCAAATTTATCAAAATAATGAAG CACTTACGGAAGCTAAATAATTTCAACTCATATTTGGCAATATTATCTGCGTTGGATTCAGCTCCCATCCGAAGACTGGAGTGGCAGAAAACAACCTCAGAG GGCCTAGAAGAATACTGCACGTTAATAGACAGTTCCTCGTCGTTCCGGGTCTACCGCGCGGCACTGGCAGACGTGGAGCCCCCATGTATACCATATCT